The segment GGAGCCCTCCGGAACTTGGTCTTCAAGAATCCAACCAACAAGATAGAAACCCGGCGGCAGAATGGGATAAGGGAGTGCGTGAGCCTCCTGCGGAGGACAGGGAACACTGAGATCCAGAAACAACTGACAGGTACACAGCAAACTGCTCAGCCCTCAGCAAGGGGCATGCTCCTACCTGCCTGTGGTCCATGGTGCTCCAGCATGCAAAGACCCAGTAGCCATGGTGCTGCTGTAGAACCAAGTGGATGTTTTATGCTCCTGTCACACCAAATAGTCTAAAACAGAAGGCAGAGATGGTCTTGGCCTTTCAATGTCCTCTAAGGGTTCCTCACACCATTCATGTCCACCAGAAAAACACCTGACCCAGGTTTCCCCCCACAGCTATGATCACTCTGCCATTCCCATGCCTTTCTGCACCCCTGGCCTCCATGCTGCTGCCAAGGAAGGCCAGTGGTGTTGGCAATCCCAATATGGTTGGTCAGGTTATCTCACTGGTGTCTCATCTTTTCTCGAAGGATTGgcatggcagtgctggggaacagtcggacctgatgatcttgaaggtcttttccaacctggttgattctatggcACAATGGTTCCATGATATGAGTTTGTTGGTGCAGGTCACCCTCAGCTGTGGTTGAGGTCTTGTGTGTAAGCCTTCATGAGCTCACTGGGGTGATGCCTTCCCCTGCTACCCAATGGCCATAAAGAGtgattatggaaggagggaggaTGCTTAGATGCCCACCTCCACCTGAAGCGCTGCTGCTGGTCTGTCCTGCCTGTCTCCAATACAGATGGACAGAGACTAGGATTTAGGGCAGCCTCTGCACCCTTAGCTCAAAGAgggatgaaaggaagaaggactTCGTAGCTGGAATTCACTCTGACCTAAAGGAAGTTTCTAATGCATGGTGACCCCCTGCTTGAGCTTGTCTTCTGCCTCCTTCCTAGGACTGCTCTGGAACCTCTCCTCCACTGATGAGTTAAAAGAAGAGTTGATACAGGAGGCTCTCCCCGTCCTGACAGACTGTGTTATCATCCCTTTCTCTGGCTGGTCTGATGGCACCggcaataggacaagagaaaTTATTGACCCAGAAGTATTCTTCAATGCTACAGGGTGTTTGAGGTGAGTCAACACGCAGAGATTTACTGCAGCTTGTGTATGTTGAGAAACACTGAAGCTGTCTAAATCACCTTACAATAAGCTAAAGACATTCTCGCTCCAATTGCATTAATACAAATCTCTCCTTTGAGAAAGCTTTCCTAAGgtgcagaaaaatgtaaaacatttttcctaGTATTTCCTAGCATTATTGGAATTCTCTAGGTGGGGAAAACAAGCATTAACCTACTGGTTTTAATAACTGGTTAAGTTCAGAGCAACCCCATTGCCCTGGCCTTTTCCTGGCTCGTATCATCAGGCTGGTCAGAGCAGAGTGAGCACAGAGTAGTTCATTCTGTTCACGGGAAAGCCAGATCCCTTTTGCAGAGGATCTTCGCCCTGACTTGCTGTTTCTCCCACCACCCTCCTCCACTTGGATGTGAGCTCCTGTCTCACTGGGAAcaagtgggaaagaaaagaaatgcccTGTATAATTAGGTACTTTCATCAACTGAAGCTCTCCCCGAGGGAGTGCAGCACCAACCACACCCTTACCAGACATGCAGCTAGTAGGAGCTGTATCTGCTTATGAAACGAAGTGGGTGAACACAGTGGGGGCCTTTTGAGACGTGATACTATCGCCTTCTGTGGCTGGGAACCGTGTCTGAAAGATAGCGAGTGCTGCTCCCTTCCCTGTCTTGGAAGGCACCTTCCTCGTGCGGGGAATGTTGGGATGTGTGGTGTATGTTCACGTGAGGTGCTCCACTCTTTAAGACCATCTCAACCCACCAGTGCCATAAAATACCCCGTTAAAATAAGGGAAAGGGTAGGATGGTGGCTTGTAAAAGGAGCTCTCCATGGAGTTTGGCTCAAGGTGGGCTCTGTCTCCTGTCTGTGGCACCAACACCCCCAGTGAAGTCTGCCCGATGCAGGTCATCCAGGGAGCAAAAGAggctggggggggcaggacTGGGGAGCAAGGTGAGTAAGGAAAGCAGAGTGGTTGTGTCCAGAGCCCCTGCTCTGAGGGGTGAGCCAGGATTGCTCTGACTCACTGCCCTGCCACATCATAACACAGAGATGAGAACAGCCTTATGTTTGCCCTGGGCTCCAGCCATTGCTGCTCAAGCATTTCTGGATTGCAGATGAATTCATGTTAATGAGGAGGCTGCAAATCACAGTGAACACCAAATCCAGTTCTGGAATGCCTGGAGTGAATATCTCACAAGGACTGCCATcctctctttgtttttcatgtacaagctacaaagcaataaaacagggaagaggaaaaaaaaaacccaacaaaacaacgAAAAACATTTCCTGTTACTGGAAAAGCTCCCCTGTCCTGATAGAAACCAGTGCTCAGGAATACACTACACCATTACAAACTGGTCAGTCCCTTTGGTCAGAGTGATTGCCGCTCTTCAGCCTCTCTGACCCCCTATTTCCCACACAAATATTGCTGTTGACCCTTTGTAGCTCCATACTTGCAACCAGATGCACCTTCCTGATCTTCAGCTGGTCCTTATTCAGTCTTCTCTTTGGAAACACCTCCAAGGAGGTGATGAGTCTGTGTAATGTCACATGCATAGCCTCTAAGGCAAAATATTGCTGATAGTTACTCTCACTAGGAGGATGTTTTCTATGCAGAGCATATTAAAGGGACATTTTCTTACATGAAATCAGTCCTAAAGAGAAACAAGAGGGCTGTGCACCACTGCAGTCCTGCAGAAGGTCTCCAAACTGAGAGCAGCACACCAGCCTTGCTGAATCTAAAGAAACATCCTTAAACTCAGTGATACTCATAGCCACAACAGAGTCCATAGAGACTGACTGGTAAGCGAACTCAAccctctctcctccttctttcctgccATGTTCTGCGATGGCTTCCTTCAGAAACCTGAGTTCTGCAGACATGGGGCGCCAGACCATGAGGAATTACCCTGGCTTGATTGATTCAGTCATGACTTATGCTCAGAACTGCGTGGCTTCCAACCGACCCGATGACAAGGTACCAGATGCTCACCCCAAGCTCTTTGCTAGCATTCAGCCCCATAGTTAATCACTGCAACTTCAGGAATACCTCAAAATCTCTTTCAAATAAACACAAGAGGGGACTGGACCCTTTGTGGCTGCTCTTGTCCTTCCAAATCCCAGTGCAGACTGTTGTAGGATTGCAGTCTTCTGTGCTCTAGGAAGGAACTAGAGGTGGGTTTACAATTTCCCTTTAACaaacagagaaacagcaaaatgttttggCTGCTGATCCCCTAATATGTTTTCCACCTTTCACTCCCACCCTGGAATCCTTCCAGCATGTAATCCACCATCTATCACTTCCCAGCACTACATCACTTCATCCAGCAGCACTCAAGTATGTAAGTCCCAGATTGGCACTGCATTCAGCAGGAAGCCAAGAGCTGTCATTTCTCTGCCAGTCCCCTAACTGTGACTGGTTGCTGCATATAAATGGCCCTTACCTTGGATGAAATAGCATTATAGCCATATTTTTAGGAGCTTAACATCTGTGACACTAAACAGATACCCTAAAGTCATCAGTGTCCAGTAAGTACCAAAATTCCTTCAGATGAGCTCAGGATTAAGCAAATCATCTTTTGAGAATGGCTTTTGCAAGATCAGTTTCAGCAGCACATAACTGAACGCAGCTCTCTGGAAATGTAAGCACAGGTTTTGATGCTAGTTGTAGGTATCTGATGGAAATTCTCCCTTACTCTTTACACTGGGAACTCTGACTTACAGGTAATGGAGGCTTAAAAGCCTCTTCTTAGTAAAAAGTGTCCCCAGATCTGTAGCTGTGGCTTGGATAAAGTCACTAGAAGTTGACTTGGCAAGAGGAAGACTTTCAAGATTTGGAATTTCATGATGGGCACTTTGATACAAACACCCTCtgctctcttttcctgtttatcAGCTTATTCGTTACAGTGGGACCTAACGAGGTTCAGAGTCAGTCAGCTCCCAGTATAGCATTTGGGCTATGTAGCCTTCATTCATGTCTACCCCCTTCCTTCCCATCATTGCTACCCTAAGCAGGGTCAGGAGCTTACATAGTGTAACTGCTAAAACAGCAGGATATGGCATGGTGTATGTTCTCTCTGTAGCTATAGCAGGTGCTGCTCCATGTTTTTCTGCCTAATGTggtgctttgatttttattctggGGGGGATTTCAGTCTGTGGAGAATTGCATCTGCATCCTGCACAACCTCTCCTACCGCCTGGATGCTGAAGTTCCCAACAAATACACCCAGCTCAACCACATGGCCCGGAGCGTTTATATGGACAAAACTCTCACAGGCTGTTTCAACAGCAGGAGTGGTAAAATGGAGGTAAGATGTGCCACAGGAGGCTTGGAAATGTGAAAGTCAGCCTTGGGCAGGGGCTGCGAGCAAAGAGCAAGATCTGAGCTCCCACTTTCTCTTATCTTTGTAGAATGATGAGTATGGTGTCCCCCTTCCAGAGGAGGATTTTAAACCCAAAGGACCCAGCTGGCTCTACCACTCTGATGCCATCCGCACCTACCTATCCCTGATGGATCAGAGCAAGAAGGATGCCACCCTGGAAGCTtgtgctggagctctgcagaaCCTCACTGCTAGCCGAGGGCTGGTAAGGGCTTCTCTCTCTTCCACACGCATTCAGCCAAATGTGTCAGCACTTTACAGtaatcagaaaggaaaatgtccTCCTTAAACCTCAGGGCACTATTGCAAGTCTTTGCACAGTGGATGCTCCAGCAAAGTATTTATTAATGCCAAACGTAGGGTCTCATGAGGGGTTATAATCAGCATCCTAAGGGTCTATCCCAGAGCCACAGACCGGGTTTCCAGGTTTTCCCAGTCTGTTGGTCATAACTACCAGCATCTACTGGTGTTGCCACCCCCCACAGGACATGAGTGAGtatttgcccagatgtgcacATGTGGACAGATTTCATTAAAGGAATGAGAGAGGATGTGTGCGCGCCGCCACCTGTGTGCGTTTTCTAAGTGGGAGGTGGCTCTAATAACAGGGTGGGTTGTGCTCTGGATTGTGGCTCGTCCTCACATCATAGGTGCTTGTAAAATAGCTCTGACAGATGTCCTAACCTGTAGGTATGGCAGCATGGAGGTGACACGGGCTGCGTGACACCGTGGGTATTGCAGGAGCTAGGGCACGGCAAGGCAAACGTCatgacagcagctctgctgtggccaATGTCGTTACCATGGGCATGTCCTCGCAAGCTGAGTTCACGTGGACAAACCTCAACTTGCCTGTTTGTGTCAAACTTCATCAATTCCAATTTAAATAAGATGGTTGGGGAGATAAAGAGATAATTGTTTCATATGTAGGGGAGGCGTGTCACATGTGCGAAGCGTTCCACCCAGCAATACGGAGTGACTCATGAATGGAGCCTTCCTAATGCTAGGACAGCATTAACTTGCCAGCTCTCATCCCTTGGGAGCTTTTGTTCCAAGTCTTCCAATGTGAAATACTTTGGGAACTTTTTGTGTTTGCAGTTTAACTAAGCAGTGCTGCTTACAACAAAGTGGACAGAGGCTGTCACTGTACAGGTAGAGCTGATCAGAGGAATGGCACTGGAGCTATGTGCTCCGTGGCAATCAACATCATTACACAAGAATGTCTTTTGGATGGggggaaggaaacaaacaaagaaaaaccagcTCTGGCAGTGTTGAAGCAACTGATTTCATccttctggaacagaaaggctGGAATTTGCCTGGATGTGCTGAACTGGCTTCTTCTTTCAAGGGGCTTATTCCAGCTCAGAGCTGAAGTTGGGGTGGGTTCCTGGATTTGCTGTCActtgaaggaaaggaaaaccgAGGCATGTGCCTCCTGGAGCATGGGTCTCAGCCCACTGGAAAAGGATTGCCTTCCAGCCCATTCCCTCTATTCCCATGTCACTGTTGATGTGTCACTGGTTGTGCAACGATCTCCAGCAGCCTCTCTGATGGGGTAGTAGTTGAGTTCCATTTAAAGTCTATCAATAAGAGGGCAGTTTATTAAGGGTATATGACTTCAACATCCATGAACACATTGGCTACATCCTGAGATCTTCTAGATTTACATAAGCAAACATGAGATCAGGATGCAAGATGAGCATTTTTGGTCTTCagactttttttaaaggtatCCATTAGCTGTTCCTGTTCCACTGCAGCCTATTACTTGGGCATGGGAGGGAGATGCAAGGTCATGAAGGTAAAACCCAGCTTTTGGGAGTTATCAGTTGGATGAGAAGCTGCACCTGCTCAGGCTCCAGAAAGAGGACAGAAGTACCAGTTGTATCACAGAAGATGAGAGGCTGACTTTGCAAATGTCTGTGGAGAAGAGGGGTAAATGACAAAGTAAAGAGAATTATAGTAGCAAAAGATATACGGATGCTTATTTTACAATGTAGTCATATTTATCTGGCCCTGTACATCATTCCAGTTGTGTCCTCCTGGCACGGAAGTCATGAGATATCTCTGTTCTGTCTCCTAGATGTCCAATGCAATGAGCCAGTTGATTGGTTTGAAGGAGAAAGGTTTGCCTCGCATCGCACGGCTCCTCCAGTCCAACAGCTCTGAAGTTGTCCGGTCTGGGGCTTCTTTGCTGAGCAACATGTCCCGGCATCCTGTTCTCCACAAAACCATGGGTAAGTCATTTCCACCACAGTGGATTCCAGAACAATGTCTGGTTTTCAACTCTTAATAGCTGCCCATCTCGCTTTGTAAACCCCATGACAGGACCTAACGCAGCTGTGAAATTGGGCAAAGCCGTGTTATTTCTTCTGGCCAAAAGGACAATTACAGGAGATACCTGCAGGCTTAATTAACAAAATATGTGCTAGCTCAGTCTTTACAAGCATGTGGAATATTTTATGGCCAATGACAAATCTACAGGATCATGAGCACGATATTGTCTGGGGAACTGAGTTGGTCTTGACTATCCATGACCAGTGTCATTGCCCTTTCAGAGACCTGCAGCACTCTTTTTGTGTCTGAAAATCAAGTTGTGATCATTATACCATTACATTATTAGTGCCTCCTCCCAGAGATAACAATGCATTCTTGATTTGAATAGTGCTAATGCAAATAGTATCATTCACTTGTGCTAGGCTTTATTTAAACGTTGATTGGAACATTTCACCTCTTTAGGTCACCAGGTGCTCCCAGAGGTATCACGTCTCCTGTCATTCCAGTCTGGAAATACCAACAGCTATGGCGAGATCATGACATCAGCATGTTACACTCTGAGGAACCTCATCATGTCCAACCCACAACTGGGGAAGTCTTACTTGACAAGCAACATGCTAAATAATGTAGTAAGCCTGTGCCGAAATGGGTGAGTCTGGGGCAGAAGGCATGGAGAGGGTCATGAGAAGACATTTTTGAGCCCATGCACTGTGTGCAAAGCCAGATTAAACCCAGAGCATTTCCAACATCCTTCAGAACCTTAGAAAAGcattattctttcttctttcccactcAGATCTTCCTGCAAACCTTACTATGAAGGTCAGGGCTGAGATTCAAGCACTGCTGATAGAGTGGGGTTGTGCTTAGCTTCAGTGTTCACATTTGTTCACCTTACCACTTTTTCTGTTGCAAAGTCCACCTCAGGTGGCAAAGATGCAGCTGTGATGATGTGTATTATAAGTACCTCCAGTGGTCTACACACGTGTATTTTGCAACGACTGAGCAAACTCAACACTTTTCTTTTAGGACTTGGTTTGAGTTTTGATGGTAGTAAATCCACCCTGCTTGTTATTCACACTCCTACAGCCCTGTGCAAAAGCTTGTCAACCCTTGCCAAGCTCTATGCTCATTTCTGGCCAGCCTGGTGTTAAACTTACAGGAGCTTTGACCATGTGTTCTGCTTCCTAGATTTTCATCTCTCCTCCCAtctgtctttgttttaaaataccttcTGCAGATAACctattgttttctgttgtgaaaAGACATTTGCATGCCTTCTCCATCAACCACTTGCAATCTACCACTTGTTTCATGGCAGTGAGAGATTCTCAGCCATTAAAAGTGGCCTCTATGTTTAGTTTGGACCTCAGCCAGTGAACATCGGTCAGTTTGCTGCTTTTATATGCTTCCACTCTCCAACAAGCCCAATTAACATGAAACCCAGCCCTCTCCTAAGTCTTAGTTGTTTTGAATGATATTTACTTCTGCTTAAAGTCCCACTTTGGATCCCTCAGACCAGTCGTCAGCTAATTTACTACTTCAGCAAAGCATTGCACAACTGGGGTTGTGCTTACCTTAATTGTCTTGACTGCTTTGTGTGATGAGCTTTGTTTGCAGTGACTCACTAAACTGCAAGGAGTTACTAAACTCTGATGTTCTCAGTGTGTTCCTGCTGTCTGTATCACAGATTCCTTCTGAGAAACTCCTCAGTTCTCACCATGTCCCAAACTCAAATTGTTCCTGTACCTCCGTTGTTCATTTCTGTCCCCAAAGTATTTTATACTGTTCAATTCATATGAAGAAATGATAATGATTTACACCCAGGACTAACCTTACTTATTCGAGCCAAGTCATTTCAGACTGTTCCCATAGGGCAGATGTGAAAGAAATCCCCCCACCAGTGAACTGGACGCTTGGTAGTTCACAAGTTACTTCACTTCTCCCACTTTCCTATGTAGCCtgtgaagatgaagaagaaCCTTTAGGCTAGGCTTTGTCTAGTcctgcaccagaaacagcctcACCCAGTTCCTGGTGGTAATAACTAGATCTAACACTTCTACTGGGGGCTCTTGCCTAAGTTGGATGCAGACCCCATGCTCCTCATACCAACAATGAATGTGGCAATTCAACACTATCAACCTCCTCCTTCGTAGCACCACTACCAGCAGAAACAGAGAACCAAGGAGGTCTCAGTGGTGACCAAATCACCATGGAGAACATCACCATGTTGCACCTTGTTAGTATTTCGCAGAGTTTTCTCTAAtactctgcctcagtttccctgtggACACACTTCCCTTGCCTTCCAGCACTGGTGGTGGCTTTTCTGCATAATGCACATTTCCCCTTGTGTGCATTTGAAGCTGTACATCATTAGTTTAAGATGCTCAGACAGATTTGTATTCGTAATATAGAAAGAGCTTCCAGGTTACAGACAAGCAAGTTATGGagtttttcccttcttgtgTTCTCAAATGCCAACCATCCCTCCTCCAAGCTGATGTTTGCTTTACTTGATGCTTCTTGTAGCTGTATTCTGAGTGAAAGTCACCAACGGTTCAGCAGTTTATCTAATAGCTGTggcttcttcttcttcctggaGATCCCAATTAAATAATTGTCTCTCTCCTGCATATATCCATGTTGAAGACATGGCCTTTATAGTGAAGATGGGTTTTGCTTGCTCTTTGCTACTTTTAACCCAAAAATTAAGCCAAAATATTGCATATtagcttcttttttgttttttggttggtgaTTCTGAAAATCAAGCTGCTGTTACCGGTTTTAATGGGATGTCTGATggctttttcatcctttttctccAACTAAGCTGAAGAATATTCTTCTGCTGCTCATTTTCAAGCAACATTATTTCACTAATAAAATCACATCTCTTTCTCAATAATTCTACTGCTTCCACTAAAAGCTTTTCTCCAAAATCTTTTCCTGCACTTTAGAGCATTAGATTTTAAGTGCATCTCACAGTCCCTTTATCACTTACTTGTTTGAGTTTCTCTTTGTTCATTCACTTTTCACATCTTTTCTATTGTACAATTTAATGTTGCAGTTTAATTCTACCATAACATGTTTGAAAAATTCACTTTTCAGGAACCCTGAGTCCTTCTTtgactattttcttctttttttggtggAAGAGATTTCTTCTCATCCACAGACTTccaaatttccatttttttcccaaagattGCACCTTGTAAACTTAGGACATCCTGAAAAAATCCTTCTTCAAGGAATTCCTTGGCATGTCCAGTTTCCTGCTGAGCACCATCAGTCCCATTTCTCATAGTCTGATGGGGCTTATTTTGAGGACCCAATGTTTGTGAAGCTGTAACATACAGGGAGGGTTCTGAGTCTGGCCTCATAGCTCTCCATCACCCTGGCTGATGCAGGCTGGGGCTGTTGCACTGAGCCCAAACCAGGAGTCTCCCACAGACAGGACAAGGTCCAGGAGATGAGGAGCAGTGATTGGAGCCAGCAAGGAGGTTCATATCTGCGTTGTTGTATGAAATGTTCTAAAATCATAAAAGGTGCTGCTATGACTCACGGTTTTGGAGCTGTTACTTGAGCAATTATCTATTAACTTGTGCTGAGTAAGGACTTAGGGTTGCAGGCATTGTTGTTACAAATGATCCCATCTCCTTCATTCTCACCAGGCAGTAATGCAgcctgtttctctgctgctgtcccaAAGGGTTCACCCACACTGTCCCTACAGACTCCAGGAAAGGGTTGGCAcaatttcccttctctttccctctcccaaCTTTCACACCCCTGAAACACTCCTTCAGCTCAGTTTAATGCTCAATTTTCCACTCAAATCCTCCCCTTTTTCATTTGTCCTGTTCTGGTCCTGGAGGCTGTTGTCACATACTATCGctgagagaggaaggaaggttTTACTGACAGCCCTCCATCAAGTCTAGCCAGCCTCCCAGCAGGAGATGGCTTTATTTAAAGGCTGTCAGTAACGTGTGTGGGTTGCTGCTCTGTGGCATGCCAGAATTCACCGGGGTTGCTTTCATCTCCCCAGGTCCTGTCCAAAAGCGGCCGAAGCTGCTCGCCTCCTCCTGACAGATCTTTGGTCAAACAGGGAGCTCCAGAGTGTGCTCAAGCAGGTAAGGAGAATGCCGACAA is part of the Melopsittacus undulatus isolate bMelUnd1 chromosome 16, bMelUnd1.mat.Z, whole genome shotgun sequence genome and harbors:
- the PKP1 gene encoding plakophilin-1, encoding MLHSPLKTALAYECFQDQASSTLALPSDHKLKTKGTGKQRVQEQVMMTVKRQKQKSSVSSSVGHSNRGSMYDGLADGYGYGTSRGSYYTKTQTGNSNWGYPLYNGTLKRDVENRRYSSYSQMEGWGSKHYSKAACIPTRAGSDYCFVPNIKSSRSEPDLYCEPPRGTLRKSQVGGRAEHKATLNRQSIYSSCSTQQGTTRTSKKMPARALSCPSSNKPDVVYAQPMMSCKQDMVYGQAQSGSKICGDEIDGGTMTIQKAIQLLCSSDDKYQAMGAYYLQHTCFQEESAKQEVYRLGGIAKLVELLRSTNQNVQRAAAGALRNLVFKNPTNKIETRRQNGIRECVSLLRRTGNTEIQKQLTGLLWNLSSTDELKEELIQEALPVLTDCVIIPFSGWSDGTGNRTREIIDPEVFFNATGCLRNLSSADMGRQTMRNYPGLIDSVMTYAQNCVASNRPDDKSVENCICILHNLSYRLDAEVPNKYTQLNHMARSVYMDKTLTGCFNSRSGKMENDEYGVPLPEEDFKPKGPSWLYHSDAIRTYLSLMDQSKKDATLEACAGALQNLTASRGLMSNAMSQLIGLKEKGLPRIARLLQSNSSEVVRSGASLLSNMSRHPVLHKTMGHQVLPEVSRLLSFQSGNTNSYGEIMTSACYTLRNLIMSNPQLGKSYLTSNMLNNVVSLCRNGSCPKAAEAARLLLTDLWSNRELQSVLKQQGFDKNMMGSLAGTTFRTLSSRF